A segment of the Panicum hallii strain FIL2 chromosome 1, PHallii_v3.1, whole genome shotgun sequence genome:
TTTATATAGAAGCAATAAATCATCCCAACCATTCTTAGATCGTGAAAGATAACCATGTTCATATGTGAAATGTGTCCAGAAAAAAAAGGAACAGTTTTTTATGCGAGCAAATAAGATGGTTTTTAGCCATGTGGTCCAATTTACTTTTGAAGGTAATCACACTGGTTTTTCACTGTAATGGTAACTCCAGATTGGGGAATGATAGTGTATGGATCATCAAGACTTGATGCTGCTGCTAATTTCTCCGGAACTGCTACTCTACCTCCAATGATTGGAGATACAAATGAACCAACACCAGTGGTGCATCCTCCTACACAAGAATCTGATAATGTCTACTTGCTGCTAGCATCAGAATATAATCAGGTAAGTACAGTATTATAAATGAGAATGCTATCACTATATATTAAGGTATCAAAATAAACTAAAGTCTTTTTGCTGGTGGTATCTCACAGGAAGACCAACCCAGTGTAGATGAAGAAATGTATGAGAAACTTCAAGATCTATGTATTGAAGCTAAGCTGTTGAAGGATCCAGCTGATAATGAATCTAACAAAATACGCAGAACTGAAATGGACCTGCATTCAGCACTTCAAAGAGTAAGATTTGTTTTATGGGTTCACACTGCTGCTTGCATTATCTATAATGTAAAATAATGAAAGAAGACTCTCTGACCATCATATTGAACATAACACACCACCAAAATCTCCTTGCAGATTAAAGAGTCAGAAGATTCATATCTTCAAGAAGTGAGCCAGCGAAAAGAAATTGAGAAGACTCTAACTAGACAGAGGCTGCAGATTGACAAAATGAGAAGACAACAATGCACGTTATCTGATGAATTACAGGATTCAAAAAAGCATAACCTTATGCTTGAACAACGTATAACACAAATTAAATCTGCTGCAAAAGACCACGTGGAAGAAATTACCAAGTATTTTATAAAACAATCATGTGAAGAATCTAAGAAACGCCAAAAGATCGAAATGGATCTGCTTTCGACACTACAGAGAGTAAGCACTTTGTATCAGGAGTCTATGGTTCAACTAAGGAAGCACGTGATACAAAATGTAAAGTATCCTTACAGGTTAAAGAGATGGAGAGTTTGCTCCAAAACGAGAAGGCACAGAGGGAATACATGGAGAAGAAGGTAGCAAGACACAGGACAGAGATTGAAGAAACAAAGAGGCAACGAGATAAACTGTATTACGACTTACAAAATGTAAAAGAGCAGAGGCACAGACTGGAACAAGTGGTAAGTTTGACAGTCTGTATTAAGATTCAGTGTATTGTTAAATACTGTTCAGAAATATCTGACTAATCTTTTGAAAAGGATGCGTCTGAAGAAACTAACAGAAGAAGAAAAGCTGAAAAAGATCTGATCTCATATCTTCAAAGGGTAagttttcttcttccttttctgcATTGGTCCATAATACAAAGTGTAGTACTTTACCAAAATGTTGAGTGCTCGTACAGATTAAAGACCTGGAGCATCAGCAGATACATCAGttgaaagaaaaggaaagaatgGAGGAGACAATGGCAAGGCAGAAGGACGAAATTCAAGCAGCAAAAAAAGAGCTACATGAGATACATAGCAAACATATGACTGAGATCAAGTCCACTGTGAACATTCATGAAAAAAAGCTTGCAAACAGCAAACAGCTTCTCCAAGAGCTCCAAGCAAAGTATGAAAAGTTACTGCATGAGAGAGACGCTGCTGTGACAGAAGCCAAAGAGTTACGCCAAAAGAACAAGCAAAGAGCCTCAATGATAACTGAAACTCCAGACACTGAGTTCTCATTTGCCGAGCTGCAGAAAGCAACCAATGGATTTGATGAAGAATTTAAGATTTGTGAAGATGAATTTGCAAGCATCTATAAAGGTTTCATCCGCAACACAAATGTAGCAATAAAGTTGTTCCATCCACGAAGCTTAAAAGGACAAGCAAAGTTTTATCAAGAGGTAATTGACATCACTTCCCTTTAATTCTATAGCACCCTTATCAGAACGAGCAGTGACATTATTGTTGTACCTGGGGCATCACTCCTGCAGGTTGCTGTCCTTAGTAGAGTCAGGCATCCTAATCTCATAACACTGATAGGAGCATGCCCGGACGATTTCGCGCTGGTGTACGAATTCCTCCCAAATGGTACCCTCGAGGACTGGCTTTCACGCAAGAAAAACATGCCACCTCTGACATGGAAGGTGCGCACGAGGATCATTGGGGAGATATGCTCAGCTTTGGCTTTCATCCACTCATACAAGCCTTATCCAATTGTTCACGGTGATCTAAATCTGGGGAACATTCTCCTTGATGCCAACTTTGTCAGCAAGCTGGGAGACTTGGGCATCAGCCACCTCCACAGACAACCTGACTTACCGACCACCAACCTTCAATGTCACCCTACAAAGAACCATAAGGGGACACTTTGTTATATGGACAATGGTGAATTCAAGACAGCTAGGGAGCTCATGCTGTGGTCTGACGTGAACTCATTTGGCATTATCATACTTCGCTTACTGACGGGGAGATCACAGCAACAGATCGGTGAAATTGTGGAAGAAGCAATGGAGAAAGGAAACCTGCATTCTATCATTGACACCTCCGCAGGGGACTGGCCATTTACGCAGGTCAACCAGATGGCACATCTTGGACTTAGATGCATCACCTTGAGCTGGGGACGCCAGCCAGAACTCGCCAGGGAAGTATGGGTGGTGGTCGAGCAACTGATGAAAGCCGCTTGCCTGACCACTGGGCCATCTCGATTTGCATCACCCTCTGATGCTCCACCCCCATCACACTTCATCTGTCCAATTTTTCAGGTTAGTGATCTACCAAAATCCACATTGATTTAATAAAAAAAGCCGCATGAACCAATGATGTGCCAATAGCAATTTGTATACATGAGACTGAAGCATCTGAATTCTGAATTTACCCATCTTTGTCTGATGCACGGGGAACAGGAAGTTATGAGTGACCCCCACATGGCGGAAGATGGGTTCACATACGAAGCTGAAGCAATCAGGGGATGGCTTGCTGGGGCCGACACATCGCCCATGACAAACCTGAGACTTGCAAGCCGCAAGCTCACCCCAAACAAGGCGCTCCGTTCAGCGATTCTCGAGTggcaacagcaacagcaacaaCACCAAAGATGATGCAGTCACTGAATGCGGATCCAGCAGCTCATGCCAGATGCTTCATTCAGCTGTGAATAGTGTGTATAGGGTTTTTCATGGATTTTAGTATGCAGATTGGTGTAAGAAAAGGGGAACCACAAACCAGTTGAACACTGCTTGTACAAATCTTACTATAAAATCTAAGCATGGAATCGAATTCTCACCTGTCTTCGCGAGCTGCGGAAGGGGGAAAGGGTTGCCGCCGTCGGGCCGACGGCCACAGCAGGGGGGCGCCAGAAGACCCCCAGGTTAGTCGGAGTTTGGTCGCTCTCCAAAGCGAATCGCCGGAATCCTCGTCGTCTGCTGGCTCCATTGCCCAGAGACCAG
Coding sequences within it:
- the LOC112881297 gene encoding U-box domain-containing protein 33-like yields the protein MEGEHEEWEPLSSARGSPATSWAGSLADELDEQSPPAGAGDVAVFVAVPEEVSDGRSTLLWALRNLVRDGSKVVIAHVHSPAQLRDQASINPEEIKEYRKLMRAKAEKNLDAYVLIAKCTREDIEVGCEKIIIETDNVAKGLEELVTLHNVTELVMGAAADRHFSKEMNTPMSMTALRLMEAAAPSCKIWFTCKGHLICTREATESLPAIPPSPAQNAQEAPAYIISSQMGSMALTELEYEVSSSKGYTSSSLVATEMTDWDYLFGDWGMIVYGSSRLDAAANFSGTATLPPMIGDTNEPTPVVHPPTQESDNVYLLLASEYNQEDQPSVDEEMYEKLQDLCIEAKLLKDPADNESNKIRRTEMDLHSALQRIKESEDSYLQEVSQRKEIEKTLTRQRLQIDKMRRQQCTLSDELQDSKKHNLMLEQRITQIKSAAKDHVEEITKYFIKQSCEESKKRQKIEMDLLSTLQRVKEMESLLQNEKAQREYMEKKVARHRTEIEETKRQRDKLYYDLQNVKEQRHRLEQVDASEETNRRRKAEKDLISYLQRIKDLEHQQIHQLKEKERMEETMARQKDEIQAAKKELHEIHSKHMTEIKSTVNIHEKKLANSKQLLQELQAKYEKLLHERDAAVTEAKELRQKNKQRASMITETPDTEFSFAELQKATNGFDEEFKICEDEFASIYKGFIRNTNVAIKLFHPRSLKGQAKFYQEVAVLSRVRHPNLITLIGACPDDFALVYEFLPNGTLEDWLSRKKNMPPLTWKVRTRIIGEICSALAFIHSYKPYPIVHGDLNLGNILLDANFVSKLGDLGISHLHRQPDLPTTNLQCHPTKNHKGTLCYMDNGEFKTARELMLWSDVNSFGIIILRLLTGRSQQQIGEIVEEAMEKGNLHSIIDTSAGDWPFTQVNQMAHLGLRCITLSWGRQPELAREVWVVVEQLMKAACLTTGPSRFASPSDAPPPSHFICPIFQEVMSDPHMAEDGFTYEAEAIRGWLAGADTSPMTNLRLASRKLTPNKALRSAILEWQQQQQQHQR